Proteins encoded within one genomic window of Synechococcus sp. PCC 7335:
- a CDS encoding segregation/condensation protein A: MSSSLAQSAIAFLIDLAEKGEIDPWDVQVIEVIDRFLKTLKEKPAAVQPTEQGRSSYESSLNESGQAFLYASMLVLLKADTLVRHELEQAEEDFEEDYFEDSEEYDDTELPKNLERHIHRRPVAPPPAKRQVTLAELIEQLESIAAAMSEPLRARSHRPKPHSKREAVRAISELAHQENLNEIADALNAFLENHWSDVFEDAINWMDFELLLTQWTSFRPDILGGPIKGELTEADYKHEKVGVFWGLLFLTSQSKVELLQENFYQDLKVRQLNEVTLAEAPAYVLPD, translated from the coding sequence ATGTCTAGCTCTTTGGCTCAAAGTGCGATCGCGTTCCTCATAGACCTGGCTGAGAAGGGAGAAATCGATCCCTGGGACGTACAGGTGATAGAGGTGATTGATCGCTTTTTGAAGACGTTGAAAGAAAAGCCAGCCGCTGTCCAACCCACGGAGCAGGGTCGATCTTCTTACGAATCGAGCTTAAATGAATCTGGGCAAGCTTTCTTGTATGCTTCCATGCTGGTGTTGCTAAAAGCAGATACCTTGGTGCGTCATGAATTAGAACAAGCTGAAGAAGACTTTGAAGAAGACTATTTTGAGGATAGTGAGGAATATGACGATACCGAGCTACCGAAAAATCTAGAAAGACACATTCATCGTAGACCGGTTGCGCCGCCGCCGGCAAAGCGTCAGGTGACGCTAGCCGAGCTAATCGAACAATTAGAGTCGATTGCAGCAGCGATGAGTGAGCCTTTAAGAGCGCGATCGCATCGCCCCAAACCCCATTCCAAAAGAGAAGCCGTTCGTGCCATATCCGAGCTAGCTCACCAGGAAAATCTCAACGAAATCGCCGATGCGCTCAACGCCTTTCTCGAAAATCACTGGAGTGATGTATTTGAAGATGCGATCAATTGGATGGACTTTGAGCTATTACTCACGCAGTGGACTAGCTTTCGACCGGATATCCTAGGCGGACCCATCAAAGGCGAACTTACAGAAGCAGACTACAAGCATGAGAAAGTAGGTGTCTTCTGGGGGCTGTTGTTTCTGACCTCACAATCAAAAGTAGAGCTATTACAAGAAAACTTCTACCAGGATCTAAAGGTTCGCCAACTCAATGAGGTAACGCTTGCAGAAGCACCTGCCTATGTGCTGCCAGATTAG
- a CDS encoding LapA family protein, protein MKQVNFVVIFVICLALVLFGIENTTPSVIHIVKGVDLEAPLCIELIIAAGIGATLAWVFSVWVQVQSYTQTKPEIEQRELRIQQLEEDVERYRVELEQAPMLPQADA, encoded by the coding sequence ATGAAGCAAGTCAATTTCGTAGTGATTTTCGTAATCTGCCTAGCACTGGTGCTCTTCGGCATTGAGAATACGACACCTTCAGTTATTCACATCGTCAAAGGGGTTGATCTTGAAGCACCTCTGTGTATCGAGTTGATTATTGCGGCAGGTATTGGCGCGACTTTGGCCTGGGTATTTAGCGTCTGGGTGCAGGTACAAAGCTATACCCAGACAAAGCCTGAAATCGAGCAGCGCGAACTTAGAATTCAACAGTTAGAAGAAGATGTGGAGCGCTACCGAGTTGAGCTAGAGCAGGCACCAATGCTACCTCAAGCCGACGCTTAA
- a CDS encoding metallophosphoesterase, with translation MPLNRRRFVFLSGLALSGAAATASSCSPSDQSASASDSSFTTSSTPYPRTSSTASYLHAPAPAGLYAPERGDIRLAIISDLNSAYGSTDYRQEVIDGVAMLPDWQPDMVLCAGDMVAGQSINLSATEIEAMWMAFDEKILFPIRAARLPFAMTIGNHDASSYKSDGEFVYVLDRQETQKYWSGHQFDTDLTFVEASGFPFYYSFRQNDIFYLTWDASSANIPPEQVAWADRALSSPEARSARLRIVMGHLPLYAVSQRRDRPGEYLNQADELRLLLERHSVHTYITGHHHAYFPGKVGQLNMLHCGALGSGPRSLLTTPTAAYQTLTIMDIFLEATKVVYTTYNMNTKEVVDLEQLPRQIVGPNGRELRQDIHIEELTPAEYSQPYVPSEA, from the coding sequence ATGCCGCTCAACCGTCGTCGATTTGTCTTTCTCAGCGGACTTGCCCTGAGCGGAGCCGCGGCTACAGCCAGCTCATGCAGTCCGTCAGACCAATCTGCTAGCGCATCTGATTCGAGCTTCACGACTTCCTCTACGCCCTATCCTAGAACGTCTTCTACAGCGTCTTACCTACATGCGCCTGCTCCGGCAGGACTCTACGCGCCTGAGCGAGGTGACATTCGCCTAGCTATTATCAGCGATCTCAACAGTGCCTACGGCTCTACCGACTACCGCCAAGAAGTCATAGATGGGGTGGCGATGCTGCCGGACTGGCAGCCAGACATGGTACTGTGCGCTGGCGATATGGTAGCGGGTCAAAGTATCAATCTTTCTGCGACAGAGATTGAAGCCATGTGGATGGCCTTTGACGAAAAGATCCTTTTTCCAATTCGTGCAGCTAGGCTACCTTTTGCGATGACAATAGGCAATCACGATGCATCTAGCTATAAAAGCGATGGTGAGTTTGTCTATGTCCTAGATCGCCAAGAGACACAAAAGTACTGGTCTGGGCATCAATTTGATACCGACCTTACCTTTGTCGAAGCAAGCGGCTTTCCGTTCTACTACAGCTTTAGACAGAACGATATCTTCTATCTCACTTGGGATGCGTCTTCGGCTAATATCCCACCTGAACAAGTCGCCTGGGCTGATCGCGCCCTGTCTAGCCCCGAAGCGCGAAGTGCTAGGCTGCGAATTGTAATGGGCCACTTACCTTTGTATGCGGTTTCGCAAAGACGCGATCGCCCTGGCGAATATTTGAACCAAGCTGACGAGCTACGACTGCTCCTAGAGCGTCACAGCGTACATACCTACATTACAGGGCATCACCACGCTTATTTTCCGGGTAAAGTCGGCCAGCTAAACATGCTTCATTGTGGAGCACTTGGCAGCGGACCGAGGTCTCTTTTGACGACTCCCACTGCCGCTTATCAGACGCTAACAATCATGGATATTTTCTTGGAAGCTACGAAGGTGGTGTACACCACCTACAACATGAATACTAAAGAAGTTGTTGATTTGGAGCAGCTTCCTCGTCAGATTGTCGGGCCCAATGGCCGCGAGCTACGGCAAGATATTCATATAGAAGAGCTTACGCCCGCTGAGTATTCTCAACCCTACGTTCCTAGCGAAGCTTAA
- a CDS encoding glycosyltransferase family 2 protein — protein sequence MKLSIVIPVYNEIHTVGAVLQSVSKALPHVEKEIVVVDDGSTDGTREWLAAEQAKDWYGLVEETALTAVRLVLNAKNQGKGAALRAGFWQSSGDVIVIQDADLEYDPRDWQEMWRLIDEGRADVVYGSRFYGKPHRVLYFHHLLGNKTISALLNIVCNTTLSDVEVCYKMFRKEVWKDMTLTCDGFGFEVEFTVKMARSPRRWRLYEVGIAYYGRTYEEGKKISWKDGIKALWLIIWFAIR from the coding sequence ATGAAGCTTTCCATCGTCATTCCTGTTTATAACGAGATTCATACAGTAGGCGCTGTACTGCAATCTGTTAGTAAGGCACTGCCACATGTTGAAAAAGAAATTGTCGTAGTGGATGATGGCTCGACAGATGGAACGAGAGAATGGTTAGCTGCTGAGCAGGCTAAAGACTGGTATGGTTTGGTTGAAGAGACGGCGCTGACAGCGGTCCGTTTAGTTTTGAATGCTAAGAACCAGGGTAAAGGAGCGGCTTTGCGGGCGGGCTTTTGGCAGTCTTCTGGTGATGTGATAGTCATTCAAGACGCAGATTTAGAGTATGACCCGCGAGATTGGCAAGAGATGTGGCGATTGATCGATGAAGGCAGAGCGGATGTGGTGTACGGTTCTCGCTTTTATGGCAAGCCACATCGGGTACTTTACTTTCACCATCTGTTAGGGAATAAAACAATTTCGGCTTTGTTGAATATTGTTTGTAATACTACCCTTTCTGATGTAGAAGTCTGCTACAAAATGTTTCGCAAAGAAGTGTGGAAAGACATGACACTGACCTGTGATGGCTTTGGCTTTGAGGTCGAATTTACGGTGAAGATGGCGCGATCGCCTAGACGCTGGCGGCTGTACGAAGTGGGTATTGCTTACTACGGACGCACCTACGAGGAGGGCAAGAAAATTAGCTGGAAAGACGGTATCAAAGCGCTGTGGCTGATCATCTGGTTTGCCATTAGATAG
- a CDS encoding calcium-binding protein, which yields MARPPIDEEREHRITYEITVDCYDKYEVSMGWYSYLLDHLNFPLRAQQTIASSSPRASNQKLSKAEVVTIVGMAETDGFETDILVDIEYYDGSQTDVIAIPLSQLQIIDGDDESMQAFEDWQYWIDQGNELAELDEDEEY from the coding sequence ATGGCAAGACCTCCTATCGACGAAGAGCGTGAGCATCGCATCACCTACGAGATTACCGTAGATTGTTATGATAAGTACGAAGTCTCTATGGGCTGGTATTCTTATCTTCTAGATCATCTGAACTTCCCGCTTAGGGCTCAGCAAACAATCGCTAGTTCTTCACCTAGAGCGTCAAACCAGAAGCTGTCGAAAGCTGAGGTTGTAACAATCGTTGGCATGGCTGAGACTGATGGGTTTGAAACCGATATACTTGTGGATATCGAATACTACGATGGCAGCCAAACTGATGTTATTGCTATTCCCTTAAGTCAACTTCAAATAATAGATGGCGACGATGAAAGCATGCAAGCTTTCGAAGACTGGCAGTACTGGATAGATCAAGGTAATGAACTTGCTGAGCTAGACGAAGACGAGGAGTACTGA